The window GATTCTGGATGGCGGTAAATTAAATTCTTAAAAATCAGATTATAATCTCTATTCCTTTTATCATGTATTTACCGTTTGTCACAACTCTTTTCAGGGATTGACCCCAGCAACAAGAAATATCACACTCTGCAGCAACGCCTGCTGTCCAAAATTAAAGAAGCAGAGAATCTCTCTTATGGCCGCAATGGCTCGGTCCTCCCCATCCTAACAAAGCAGGTCTTCATTGAGGTCCTAAATCAGAATAAGGTCCCCGTGGTCCAAAGTCTTGCGGAGGCGGACTGGGACATTGCCTGTTTGGCTCACCAATGGAAGTGTCCAGTCCTGAGCAACGacagtgatttttttatttttgacctGCCAGGTAAAATAATTCAAACAGCTCGTAAAGAATTACAGAGGGTCAAATAAACTGCACTGAATATGTGTATTTTTGTCTCATTATAGGTGGATACATGCCATGGCAGTTTTTCAACTGGACCAACCTTAACGGTAAAGCATCTCACCGCTACATCCCAACTCGGTGCTACACCACCCAGGCTCTCTGCCGCTTTTATGGGGGAATGAATCCGGAGTTACTGCCTCTATTTGCTGTCCTGGCCGGTAATGATTACGCTACTCCCCAAGAGGCCGAAAGACTCCTCGATATGATAGATAGAACAGCTGGCAGCCGGCGGAACCATAAATCGTCTTCTTCTCGTGTTGACGTTCTGCTTCGGTGGCTATCTTCCTTCCCAAGTCCGGCGCAGGCCTTGGCAGAAGTGAAGAGACTCATGGGGGCTAACAGCGGTGGTGGACTCAGTACACAACTGAAGGCGCTTATGAAGGAGTACCATGTGACCCCTCAAAGCCCCTTTAATTGTTGGTTCACTGATTTCAAGGTTCCAGAAGGGCACAGTCAAACATTACCCAAGGGCTTGTCAGTGGCTGCAACAGGAGCACTTTTGCCAGCCTTAGTGATTGATGCTTTGGTCATGCGCAGGGTGCTCCTCAACTCACAGGTGGAGAACAGCAGGCAACCGAGCAGCCACCGTTGCGCCACACCTATTCGCCAAGCTATTTATGGGATATTACTGCTCGAAGAGAAGCAAATGGAGCCTGTCGGCTTCCAGCAATTGAAAGGACAGGAGGGCAGTTTTACCCAGAGAGGTGGCAAAAGTCAAGCCAGCGTTGCAACCCCACGGCAAGTCTCTGGCTCCCCCGTATGTGTGGAGGAGATTGATCGGCTTAACCTCAACCTGAAGAAAATCCAAGTGGAAGCACAGCGGCTAAAATCACATTTCCATGTCAATTCCATCTGTGAGGTAACGATTAATACTTGAATTGAGTCATGTCAAAAGGGCTGATGACCTTCTTCTTTCAGGTCACTGAAATGATGCGTCGTAATGCCATTTGCGAAGTGTTGCGGGTGAATCCGTCTGCGTTGGCTCAGGTTCCCGCCTCCATGTATCTGCCCATTGCAGCCACAAGCTTCTGGTTGCAGGAGGCTGCACCAAAGCCTTCACAGCTTCACCTCCAGGCTTTGATTTTGGGAATGGTTTACGGAGAGCTGGTTTTGATGGAGAAGAA of the Syngnathus typhle isolate RoL2023-S1 ecotype Sweden linkage group LG20, RoL_Styp_1.0, whole genome shotgun sequence genome contains:
- the aste1b gene encoding protein asteroid homolog 1, whose translation is MGVHGLTTFVEGNRHFLFDVKLRDSRLIIDGSSLYFNLYLKHGLDRQHGGEYEAFASLVLEFVSALRACNIEPYVILDGGIDPSNKKYHTLQQRLLSKIKEAENLSYGRNGSVLPILTKQVFIEVLNQNKVPVVQSLAEADWDIACLAHQWKCPVLSNDSDFFIFDLPGGYMPWQFFNWTNLNGKASHRYIPTRCYTTQALCRFYGGMNPELLPLFAVLAGNDYATPQEAERLLDMIDRTAGSRRNHKSSSSRVDVLLRWLSSFPSPAQALAEVKRLMGANSGGGLSTQLKALMKEYHVTPQSPFNCWFTDFKVPEGHSQTLPKGLSVAATGALLPALVIDALVMRRVLLNSQVENSRQPSSHRCATPIRQAIYGILLLEEKQMEPVGFQQLKGQEGSFTQRGGKSQASVATPRQVSGSPVCVEEIDRLNLNLKKIQVEAQRLKSHFHVNSICEVTEMMRRNAICEVLRVNPSALAQVPASMYLPIAATSFWLQEAAPKPSQLHLQALILGMVYGELVLMEKNQISNYQIPVPKDNSFELRLIRQLDQIRLSSRHAMDIAAAHVFSQWQACLWSAQCLNQLLLLPFNEVHFSHLFSGSMVHSVLNLLKKGQTVDRMLPKFSYDVYSILLHAVKNCSFKPQLASVRGGRGRGGERGRRGRGRGEVGGGRGRGRRGTEGISNRFAVLGINE